The genome window atacatttatattgttGACATCAATATAAGTTGATAACTTTATCCCTTTTGATTTCACTTTATCttgttctttttctttttctttttttttttttttattgaggAGAACGTACTGTCTTGCTTTTACGTATTTCTAAAAGTAAAGGTCCACAAATTACTCCTTGTTGTTGCAATTTTTGATGAGTATTATCACAGTAAGGAAAATTAAAAGATTTCCAACATCTACAGACAGAAACTTTTTTCGAACTTTTTAAAGGTGGATAGAAAGTTTCTATATGTACTGCctttaaattatttgtatttaatatatcaccTTTTTTACGAAAGACATTATGAGATTTTGcttttaacatattattacCCATCTTTTTAAATAACTATAATACATTcataaattatacatatataaataaatatatatgtatgtgtatatgtttatatatatatatttatttatttattcattcatgtgttactttttatatacccttaatttatatatattttttaaaacatattcAATTTATTCaattatgtaaataataaaaattaaagctTCATATCATATATCATTTCAATTATACTGTTgcacaaatttttttttcttaatttagCATTTCATAAttgtttattaaataaatgaataaataagtttgaatatcaaaaatatatctctttattattattattttattataattatgttaattatactttaaatatatatatatatatatatatatgtatatttttttttttttttttttttttgccttGTTAATCTGCAACTAGGGGATGATAAGCATTTTAgaaatttattttctaatataaaaaaaaaaaaaaaaataatgtatcaattatatacaaaattagGACAatctaattatataaatataaaaatgtataaacatttatattgtttatatatttaaaaaaaaaatgaaaaacatattttttcaaaacccatacacataaatatattacatatattataatattatatatgtatgctatttttttttcttttcaaaaaaataaatagaaaaaagaaaaagcatccgcatataaattaaattataattttaagtgggacaatatttattttatatgttaatatatatataaatgggTGGGTTGTATTTATCAAATCATTTTAAACAAGGgcaaattaataaatataaaaaagtataatttaatttatatttttataagttcattattcattttaaaaaaaaaattaaaaaattaaaattaaaaaaaaaaaaaaaaaaaaaaaaaaaataggttgtattataatctttattttaacaccttaatatattttctttagaaataataaaaaaatatatatattgtttgtTTACTAAATTATGAGccgataatatatatatattatatatatgtggtgATATAATCCTTAATATAtgactattattatattattattcgtcaataaaaattatgcatatattaaccaataaaattatattaatattatgtatatattttaatatatatataaatatatcatatatatatatatatatatatatatatataatatataaatctcttttcttttttcctttaagaagccataatatattatatatgccCATATATCCTagattttctttaatatttgaaaaactaaaaatatatatattacataataatatattatattcatgtGACGTGggtattatttaatatgtgCCTTGATTCAGttattatgtatacatacataatatataatatatatatatatatatattatataataattttttaaatttatatataaacgaTTActgaaaattaaaatattataatatattatataatattatatatatatattattatatgtatttatttttaccccacaaaattatattaaattttttttttttttttttttttttaattatcaaTTTCTTcgaaatggaaaaaaaataaatacattgtGAAAAATCATACATATCTTAAATGaccccaaaaaaaaaaaaaaaaaaaaaaaaaaaaaaaaaatatatatatatatataaaataataagataaaagaaaaatataataatatataatataataaataaataaaaagtttattatatatatatatattattatactatAGAGATTAATTTGATTTTTCAGagttttatttatgtaataaaaaaaaaaaaaaaaagtaaaaataataataataaatatatatatatataatataatataatttattatttacatataaacatTATATTACTTTGAAAAAAGTAAagttgatattatatatatatatataaataaaatattagtaaaaaaaaatgttcattATAAATTGGTAAGTGTAATtcaagaataaaaatattattgaaaTTTTACttgttcttattatatatatgtgttgaGAGgcttaatgaaaaaaaaaaaaaaaaacttaattacattttacacatatataatatattataaaaatatatttttatatatttattatgaacTTTGTAGGTTTAGAGATATATTAGCACAATTAGGACTATCACAAAAAAGTGCaagaattttatttttaggtaaacttttttaataacagttttaaaagaaaaatgttattaacaaaatgaaatattataataagtctttttatatatgtatgagtatataaatataaattttttcataacTGTTATATATCtaatgacaaaaaaaaaaaaaaaaaagaaatacatatatatatatatttaataaatatatgtccTATTTAAAGTTATTATTTCAATTTTGTCAAAACCTTTtgttgagaaaaaaaaataaaaaaaaaaaaaaaaaataatatggatcatatgtcatatatatatatacatatatttttaaccaTTTAGtaattttattgttatataatatttatgaaattcaatatgtttataaaaaaatgtgtaCACCtaaagtttatatataatgtcttgtgtgtataaataatatatatatatatatattttttatattttgattaaCATTACAGGTTTAGATAATGCTGGAAAAACAACTTTATTACATATGTTAAAAGATGATAGAGTAGCTCAACACGTGCCTACTCTACACCCACACTCAGAAGAATTGGTTGTGGGTAAAATAAGATTTAAAACATTCGATTTAGGAGGACATGAAACAGCTAGGAGAATATGGAGAGATTATTTTGCTGCTGTAGATGCTGTAGTTTTTATGATTGATACTACTGACAGATCACGATTTGATGAAGCAAGAGAAGAATTAAGACATTTATTAGAAACAGAAGAATTAAGCAATGTTCCATTTGTTGTTTTAGGtaataaaattgataaaCCTGATGCAGCTAGTGAAGATGAATTAAGACAACatcttaatttattttcaaatgtaactgttcataataatatgaaaggGGGATCAGGAGTAAGACCAGTAGAATTATTTATGTGTAGTGTTATTAGAAGAATGGGATATGCAGCAGCATTTAAATGGATATCACAATTTCTAACATAAATGAAATGCAACacattttgttatataatgtTGTTatacaaacaaacaaaaaaaaaaaaaaaaaaaaaaaaaaaaaaacaggttaccattaaatatacatatatatgtatatatatatatatatatatatatatatgtttatattgtgaaaaaaaaaaaaaaattcaactttatgtgtatatttttttttttaaaacaataaatttttgtctattatatataaacatgagGAAACTTATTTCCACTTTTTGGTtttttatatagaaataccaaagaaatattttcctcaaaccttttattattattattattatttctttttcattttttttttttttttcttttcttttgcttttttttttttttttttgaattgattttaaatattcattttttacgAAACAATTTTTAAGTGTAAAGTTGTATCAGcatagaaatatatacatataaatgtacataattattatgcacacatatttttatgtatatatatatatatatatatatatatataagtgtaTATATTGAAGTGCATCCTTTTGTTTTATgaaaacttaaaaaaaattacaatattattaaaatgtaattataaaaatttaaaggaaaaatgata of Plasmodium sp. gorilla clade G2 genome assembly, chromosome: 4 contains these proteins:
- a CDS encoding CDGSH iron-sulfur domain-containing protein, putative, encoding MGNNMLKAKSHNVFRKKGDILNTNNLKAVHIETFYPPLKSSKKVSVCRCWKSFNFPYCDNTHQKLQQQGVICGPLLLEIRKSKTVRSPQ
- a CDS encoding small GTP-binding protein sar1; the protein is MFIINWFRDILAQLGLSQKSARILFLGLDNAGKTTLLHMLKDDRVAQHVPTLHPHSEELVVGKIRFKTFDLGGHETARRIWRDYFAAVDAVVFMIDTTDRSRFDEAREELRHLLETEELSNVPFVVLGNKIDKPDAASEDELRQHLNLFSNVTVHNNMKGGSGVRPVELFMCSVIRRMGYAAAFKWISQFLT